Part of the Methylomonas sp. AM2-LC genome, GTTGTATACTGCGCTAGCCAGCTATCTGGATGCCCGTTGGCATAACGGTTACTGGCTGCTACGCATTGATGATCTGGATACACCACGCAACAGGCCAGGAGCTGTTTCAGCCATACTGGCCTGTTTAGAGGCTTTTGGCTTGTATTGGGATGGTGAAATCTATTATCAAAGCCAACATATTCAGGCATATGATGATGCCCTTGCCGTATTACAAGCTCAAAAACAAATCTATGGCTGTGTGTGCAGTCGTAAAATACTTGATCAATATCCGGGTGTTTATCCTGGTTTTTGCCGCGATGCACCACCTTGTGCGCGCCAACAGGCGCTACGAGTTAAAACCCAGTCGCATTTGATAGCATTTACAGATGCATTACAAGGCCCAATTGCTGAAAATTTAGCTATTCAGCACGGTGATTTTGTCGTTAAGCGTAAGGATGACATTGTTGCTTACCAATTAGCAGTCGTGGTGGATGATCATGCTCAACGGATTAATCATGTGGTACGCGGTTTTGATTTACTGAGCTCAACCCCTAAGCAATGGTTTCTGCAAAATTTGTTAAACTATCATCATCCAGAATACATGCATGTGCCAGTTATTGTTGATACCCACGGTCAAAAACTTAGCAAGCAAAGCTATGCAACTGCTATAAATTTTCTAAATCCTGGTCCTGTTTTATGGCGATTATTGGCATTACTGGGTCAAAATCCACCCGTCCAGTTGGATCAAGCAAGTGTTGCGGAACTACTGGAGTGGGCTGTCGAACATTGGCAACCCCAAAATTTAAAAAAAATAAGTGCAATTCAGGACACAATTGAGTAACTTAATTCAAAACTATAGTTAAGGACAAGCCCATGGCAGATCATCACCTTTATCCCGTTAAACCTGAAATTGCCAAAACCGCGCACATTAATGCCGAAAGCTATCAGCGTCTTTACCAACAATCTATCAATGAACCTGAAGTGTTTTGGGCAGAACAGGCAAAGGTTTTTCTGGATTGGCAACAGCCTTGGCAGCAGGTTAGGCAATACGACTATCCAAAAGGCGAAATACAATGGTTTAGTGGCGGGAAACTGAATGTCAGTGTCAATTGCCTGGACAGACATTTGGCCGAGCGTGGCGAGCAAACTGCCATTATTTGGGAGGGCGATGATCCAGCCCATCATCAGCATATTAGCTACAGAGAATTACATCTTCAGGTTTGTAAATTTGCAAATGTACTTAAAAGCTACGGTGTAAAAAAAGGCGATAGGGTGTGTATCTATCTGCCCATGATTAGCGAAGCGGCGGTGGTGATCTTAGCCTGTGCTCGTATTGGTGCGGTACATTCCATTGTGTTTGGCGGTTTTTCCGCTGATGCGTTGCGTGATCGGATACTTGATGCCGACTGCCAGCATTTAGTCTGTGCTGACGAAAGTTATCGTGGTGGCAAACTGGTGCATTCTAAATTGAATGTCGATAAAGCTGCCCAGCAATGTCCTAATTTACACACTGTTATCGTTATAAAACATACCGGACACAACATACCTTGGGTTGAGGGAAGAGACGTTTGTTACCATACTGCCATGCAACAGGCAGATGCTGAATGTCCTGCGGAAATGATGGATGCTGAAGATCCACTGTTTATTCTTTACACCTCCGGTTCTACCGGTATGCCCAAAGGTGTGTTACACACTACCGGTGGATATTTACTGTTTGCCGCCATGACGCATAAATACATTTTTGATTACCAAGATGGTGATATTTATTGGTGTACGGCTGATATAGGCTGGGTAACCGGTCATTCTTATGTGTTATACGGTCCGTTGTGTAATGGTGCCACCACGCTGATGTTTGAAGGGGTGCCGACTTTTCCTGCTGCCGATCGATTCTGGCAAGTGATAGACAAGCATCAAGTCAATATTTTTTATACGGCCCCTACCGCCATCCGCGCCTTAATGGCGCAAGGTGATGATTTTGTAACCCGTACCAGTCGCAGTTCTTTACGTATTTTAGGTAGTGTAGGCGAACCCATTAATCCAGAGGCATGGGAATGGTATTACCATGTGGTGGGCGAAGCCCGCTGCCCAATTGTCGATACTTGGTGGCAAACCGAAACCGGCGGTATTTTGATTACACCATTACCCGGTGCTACTGACTTAAAACCAGGCTCTGCCACACTGCCGTTCTTTGGTGTACAACCAGCGATATTAGATGCAGATGGTCAGGTGTTGGAAGGAGAAGCCGAAGGCATACTGGTAA contains:
- the gluQRS gene encoding tRNA glutamyl-Q(34) synthetase GluQRS; this encodes MGRFAPSPTGPLHLGSLYTALASYLDARWHNGYWLLRIDDLDTPRNRPGAVSAILACLEAFGLYWDGEIYYQSQHIQAYDDALAVLQAQKQIYGCVCSRKILDQYPGVYPGFCRDAPPCARQQALRVKTQSHLIAFTDALQGPIAENLAIQHGDFVVKRKDDIVAYQLAVVVDDHAQRINHVVRGFDLLSSTPKQWFLQNLLNYHHPEYMHVPVIVDTHGQKLSKQSYATAINFLNPGPVLWRLLALLGQNPPVQLDQASVAELLEWAVEHWQPQNLKKISAIQDTIE
- the acs gene encoding acetate--CoA ligase gives rise to the protein MADHHLYPVKPEIAKTAHINAESYQRLYQQSINEPEVFWAEQAKVFLDWQQPWQQVRQYDYPKGEIQWFSGGKLNVSVNCLDRHLAERGEQTAIIWEGDDPAHHQHISYRELHLQVCKFANVLKSYGVKKGDRVCIYLPMISEAAVVILACARIGAVHSIVFGGFSADALRDRILDADCQHLVCADESYRGGKLVHSKLNVDKAAQQCPNLHTVIVIKHTGHNIPWVEGRDVCYHTAMQQADAECPAEMMDAEDPLFILYTSGSTGMPKGVLHTTGGYLLFAAMTHKYIFDYQDGDIYWCTADIGWVTGHSYVLYGPLCNGATTLMFEGVPTFPAADRFWQVIDKHQVNIFYTAPTAIRALMAQGDDFVTRTSRSSLRILGSVGEPINPEAWEWYYHVVGEARCPIVDTWWQTETGGILITPLPGATDLKPGSATLPFFGVQPAILDADGQVLEGEAEGILVMCAPWPGQARTVYGDHARFVDTYFARFPGYYLAGDGARRDADGYYWITGRIDDVLNVSGHRLGTAEIESALVMHELVAEAAVVGFPHPIKGQGIYAYVTLNVGVEGSDVLKKALANLVKEEVSAIALPDIIQWAPGLPKTRSGKIMRRILRKIAANEFENLGDISTLADPGVVEEIIAHRLHL